From one Staphylococcus kloosii genomic stretch:
- a CDS encoding TetR/AcrR family transcriptional regulator: MRKDALHNKQSIERKAHELFQTYGVAQVSMNQIANALGVGIGTLYRHFGDKGALCYQIIHTDFYLLIEDMQRIAQVEDSNREIFIKSIDLFLNFKLVNQALLSCVENTTKKWSFKESDIYQTLFNYYLPLVGNDLDEMLAKFKVDALLNTLSTQNYEFQLDSRGLTNKQIRDQIVATFYDHN, from the coding sequence ATGAGGAAAGATGCCCTACACAATAAACAAAGTATCGAAAGAAAAGCACACGAATTATTCCAAACTTATGGAGTTGCCCAAGTAAGTATGAATCAAATCGCTAATGCTTTAGGAGTAGGAATTGGTACACTCTATCGCCATTTTGGTGACAAAGGTGCTTTATGTTATCAAATAATCCATACTGATTTCTACTTATTAATTGAAGACATGCAACGCATCGCGCAAGTCGAAGATTCTAATAGAGAAATATTTATTAAGTCAATTGATCTTTTTCTAAATTTCAAGTTGGTCAATCAAGCATTATTAAGTTGTGTTGAAAATACCACAAAAAAATGGAGTTTTAAAGAGTCTGATATTTATCAAACTCTATTTAATTATTATTTACCATTAGTAGGTAATGACTTAGATGAAATGTTAGCTAAATTCAAAGTAGACGCTTTGTTAAATACTTTGTCTACGCAAAATTATGAGTTCCAACTCGATAGTCGCGGTTTAACAAATAAACAAATACGTGATCAAATTGTCGCAACATTTTACGATCACAACTAG
- a CDS encoding SDR family NAD(P)-dependent oxidoreductase, which produces MKITLITGGNKGLGFETARALKEQGHKVYIGSRNAQRGQQAAQQLGVNYVVLDVTDDDSVNNAVATIEQQEGRLDVLINNAGISGGFTKPRDITATDMEQVYNTNVFGLVRVTNHFIPLLENSEQPIIVNVSSGLGSFGMVNDNSKAESKVNSLAYCSSKSAVTMLTVQYAKDLTHMQVNAADPGSTNTDLVGDASNNAKPATEGIKPIVKLATIDKDGPTGTFIDGDGPMPW; this is translated from the coding sequence ATGAAAATTACATTAATAACAGGTGGTAACAAAGGGTTAGGTTTTGAAACAGCACGCGCCTTAAAGGAGCAAGGACATAAAGTATACATTGGTTCACGTAATGCGCAACGTGGTCAACAAGCTGCACAACAACTTGGCGTAAATTATGTTGTATTAGATGTTACAGATGATGATTCCGTGAATAACGCCGTTGCTACAATTGAACAACAAGAAGGACGTTTGGATGTATTAATTAATAATGCTGGTATTTCCGGTGGTTTTACAAAGCCTCGCGATATTACGGCTACCGATATGGAACAAGTTTATAACACCAATGTATTTGGCTTAGTCCGCGTGACAAATCATTTCATACCCTTACTCGAAAATTCTGAACAACCTATTATCGTCAATGTGAGTAGCGGTTTAGGTTCATTTGGCATGGTGAATGACAATAGTAAGGCAGAATCAAAAGTAAACTCACTTGCTTATTGCTCATCTAAATCTGCAGTGACAATGTTAACTGTTCAATATGCGAAAGATTTAACACATATGCAAGTTAACGCTGCAGACCCAGGATCAACAAATACTGATTTAGTCGGAGATGCAAGTAACAATGCTAAGCCAGCAACTGAGGGTATCAAGCCTATAGTCAAACTAGCTACCATCGATAAAGATGGTCCAACCG